From [Clostridium] symbiosum, a single genomic window includes:
- a CDS encoding tyrosine-type recombinase/integrase, whose protein sequence is MEHDTNILLHQAVSPASLKDYASYLHEQERSSNTIEKYIRDLRAFFLYLSGKEIDKAAVLGWKESLSGSHRPASINSMLAAVNGYLDFCGLTPCKVKPVKIQRKIFLKPEKVLTREEYICLVRAAETRGNRRLSLLMQSICATGIRVSELRYLTVNSLYTGRAEVDCKGKIRVVFLTKELCRALRSYCRENNITRGPIFCTRNGRPLNRNNIWRDMKSLCRSAGVEPGKVFPHNLRHLFARTYYSLEKDLSRLADLLGHANITTTRIYTMDSGEEHAKQLDLMHLVLSVT, encoded by the coding sequence ATGGAACATGACACAAATATACTTTTGCATCAAGCCGTATCTCCGGCATCTTTAAAAGACTACGCATCCTATCTGCACGAACAGGAACGCAGCTCTAATACGATAGAAAAATATATCCGCGATCTTCGCGCGTTTTTTCTGTATCTCAGCGGGAAAGAAATCGATAAAGCAGCCGTGCTGGGCTGGAAAGAGAGTCTGTCCGGGAGCCACAGGCCTGCCAGTATCAATTCCATGCTGGCGGCTGTCAACGGCTATCTGGATTTCTGCGGTTTGACACCCTGCAAAGTTAAACCAGTCAAAATACAGCGCAAAATATTTTTAAAGCCCGAAAAGGTTCTGACACGTGAAGAATACATCTGTCTTGTCCGGGCGGCCGAGACAAGAGGCAACCGGCGTCTCTCCCTTTTAATGCAGAGTATCTGCGCCACCGGCATACGCGTTTCGGAACTCAGATACCTCACCGTGAATTCCCTTTACACCGGGCGGGCCGAGGTAGACTGTAAAGGTAAAATCCGCGTTGTATTCCTGACCAAAGAACTTTGCCGCGCCCTGCGCTCCTATTGCAGGGAAAACAATATCACACGGGGGCCCATCTTCTGCACCCGGAACGGAAGGCCGTTAAATAGAAATAATATCTGGAGAGACATGAAATCCCTCTGCCGCAGCGCCGGTGTGGAACCGGGAAAAGTATTTCCCCACAACCTGCGCCATCTGTTTGCCCGGACTTATTACTCATTGGAAAAAGATTTATCCAGACTGGCGGATCTGCTCGGTCATGCCAACATCACAACCACCCGCATTTATACAATGGACTCCGGAGAGGAACATGCAAAACAACTGGATCTCATGCATCTCGTCCTGAGCGTGACGTAA
- a CDS encoding sensor domain-containing phosphodiesterase, with translation MLQEHQETIDKFETLLRRYAVLFSEITMLNDPDDVFYVSDTETYDLCLISRELTTGGQLEAGKGRKCYELLQNRSSPCPFCNNSQLSMDQYYIWEHCNQAAKKNYLIKDRLFVWNGHKMRIEVALNITEPKQAKKVLIENANQQNLMMHWMRCLLKQEPPEKAFSLILEDLKNYFEAESGFIRSFTSIETVRFFSRNGCGSDIPYIDQLDSRLLERWEHLIGNNKLILIRSVDELAERDPESYRFLSGYGLHNLCLAPIICREHLVGLICLGNLKQRWASLFLLEVLGDYIAASVQRLTIQEEKAKIQYTDPLTGHLNFEGFKIRVEHILKNNSGRKYALHYCDIKKFKFINEAYGYDTGDSILKYWSDYLASVCREDEAFCRISGDTLTYLLYYENEPSELEKNFREMSVHISTYPELYRRRHHLELACGIYLIDASAGCQIGEMMNRANMAQKSIKIMPGSHLGFYTDTMRQKEMREMEFVANMHEAIRKKEFEMFIQPQLSTRAAPDQSIRAEVLVRWQQNGTIIAMPGEFVDLFERNGFIVDLDHYMFERVCIYLHKTLPWYGKQLVLSVNVSRITMLQPNFIEYYCSIKNRYQIPSGHIELEFTESVVVEDVAYFGAIIRRLNDNGFLCAMDDFGTGQSSLNVLQALPLDILKLDQMFFRDKTNERRKHIIVANILKMARQLQMVTVAEGIESAEQVRELTEMGCDYIQGYYYSQPVTVDEFELKYLKKG, from the coding sequence ATGTTACAGGAACATCAGGAGACAATCGATAAATTTGAAACTCTACTGCGCAGATATGCTGTTCTATTCAGCGAAATAACTATGCTGAATGACCCGGATGACGTTTTCTATGTCAGTGATACGGAGACTTATGATCTCTGTCTCATCAGCAGGGAGCTTACAACCGGAGGACAGCTCGAGGCCGGTAAAGGCAGAAAATGTTATGAACTGCTTCAAAACCGAAGTTCTCCCTGCCCGTTCTGCAACAATTCCCAGCTCTCCATGGATCAGTATTATATCTGGGAACACTGCAACCAGGCAGCAAAAAAGAATTATTTAATCAAAGATCGCCTTTTTGTCTGGAACGGCCATAAAATGCGCATTGAGGTCGCACTGAACATTACCGAACCGAAACAGGCTAAAAAAGTGCTGATTGAAAATGCAAACCAACAAAACCTGATGATGCACTGGATGCGCTGTCTACTGAAACAGGAGCCGCCTGAGAAGGCATTCAGCCTGATTCTGGAAGATTTGAAAAATTATTTTGAGGCGGAATCCGGCTTTATCCGTTCCTTTACATCGATCGAAACAGTACGCTTTTTCTCAAGAAACGGCTGCGGATCGGACATTCCCTATATCGATCAGTTGGATTCCAGGCTGCTTGAACGCTGGGAACACCTGATTGGCAACAATAAACTGATCCTGATCCGCTCCGTGGATGAACTTGCAGAGCGTGATCCCGAAAGCTACCGTTTTCTTTCCGGATATGGACTTCACAATTTATGTCTGGCTCCGATCATCTGCCGGGAACACCTGGTAGGCCTGATCTGTCTGGGCAACCTGAAACAGCGCTGGGCCTCTCTGTTCCTTCTGGAAGTCCTGGGAGACTATATTGCGGCCTCGGTGCAGAGATTAACGATTCAGGAAGAAAAAGCAAAAATCCAGTATACCGATCCCCTGACCGGTCATCTGAATTTTGAAGGCTTTAAAATAAGGGTAGAACACATTTTAAAAAACAATTCAGGACGTAAATACGCCCTTCACTACTGTGATATAAAGAAATTTAAATTTATCAATGAAGCCTATGGATATGACACAGGAGACAGCATCCTTAAATACTGGAGTGATTATCTGGCCTCTGTCTGCCGCGAGGACGAGGCATTCTGCCGGATATCCGGGGATACGCTGACCTATCTCCTTTACTATGAGAATGAGCCCTCCGAGCTGGAAAAGAATTTCAGGGAAATGTCTGTCCATATTTCAACTTATCCGGAGCTTTATCGCAGACGCCACCACCTAGAGCTTGCCTGCGGAATTTATCTGATTGATGCCTCCGCCGGCTGTCAGATTGGTGAAATGATGAACCGGGCCAATATGGCTCAGAAAAGTATTAAAATTATGCCCGGAAGCCACCTTGGCTTCTATACCGATACCATGCGGCAAAAGGAGATGCGGGAAATGGAATTTGTGGCCAATATGCACGAGGCCATCCGGAAAAAAGAATTCGAGATGTTTATCCAGCCCCAGCTCAGTACCCGCGCTGCCCCGGACCAGTCCATTCGGGCCGAAGTACTGGTCCGCTGGCAGCAAAATGGAACTATTATTGCAATGCCGGGAGAATTTGTGGATTTATTTGAACGCAACGGATTTATTGTAGATTTAGATCACTACATGTTTGAACGCGTCTGCATATACCTGCATAAAACGCTCCCCTGGTACGGAAAACAGCTTGTCCTGTCGGTCAATGTTTCACGTATCACCATGCTCCAGCCGAATTTCATTGAATACTACTGTTCGATCAAAAACCGCTATCAAATCCCAAGCGGCCATATCGAACTGGAATTTACGGAAAGCGTGGTTGTGGAGGATGTCGCATACTTTGGGGCCATCATCAGAAGGCTGAACGACAACGGTTTTCTCTGTGCCATGGATGATTTCGGAACCGGCCAGTCCTCGCTGAATGTGCTGCAGGCCCTTCCTCTAGACATCCTCAAACTGGATCAGATGTTTTTTCGGGATAAAACGAATGAACGGCGTAAACACATTATCGTCGCCAACATCCTGAAAATGGCACGGCAGCTTCAGATGGTTACCGTGGCCGAGGGGATTGAATCTGCAGAACAGGTGCGCGAACTCACCGAGATGGGATGCGATTACATACAGGGATATTACTATTCACAGCCTGTTACGGTGGATGAATTTGAGCTGAAGTATCTGAAAAAGGGTTAG
- a CDS encoding DUF3881 family protein: MHKFLRAAGFSMYQRKKDIRALLRCLSKEAARSKCIQIDRDTSLCEMKTEVAPGIGLAMYGELNDKEELDIEYYYPYITSDTVTTKAECSIQRHAEKETYAGLLDEYKVGISLIFYLLNPMEYRERFQKANAPIKIESATLSALSVHGKILLPIKKTAMQIEKAKVASRNRDSLLEAAKNGDEDAMESLTIEDIDLYSQASRRVIKEDIYSIVDTCFMPSGIECDQYSVVGEICEVDLKKNRITGEEIYDMKLECNDLFFRVAINKLDLLGEPCPGRRFKGRIWMQGIANFKD; the protein is encoded by the coding sequence ATGCATAAGTTTTTACGCGCTGCAGGATTCAGCATGTACCAGAGAAAAAAAGATATCAGGGCTCTTCTTCGCTGCCTTTCCAAAGAAGCGGCCAGATCCAAGTGTATACAGATAGACCGGGACACAAGCCTGTGTGAGATGAAGACGGAGGTGGCGCCGGGAATCGGCCTGGCCATGTATGGCGAGCTGAATGATAAGGAAGAACTGGATATTGAATATTATTATCCATACATTACAAGTGATACTGTTACAACGAAAGCCGAATGTTCAATACAGCGCCATGCGGAGAAGGAAACATATGCAGGTCTGCTGGATGAATATAAAGTCGGGATATCACTGATTTTCTATCTTCTTAACCCAATGGAGTACAGGGAAAGGTTTCAGAAGGCAAACGCACCGATCAAAATAGAGTCGGCGACCCTTTCTGCCCTGTCGGTTCATGGAAAGATATTGCTTCCCATAAAGAAAACGGCCATGCAGATTGAGAAGGCCAAGGTAGCTTCACGTAACAGGGACAGTCTGCTGGAAGCGGCTAAAAATGGGGATGAGGATGCGATGGAATCGCTGACAATAGAAGATATTGATCTCTATTCGCAGGCATCCAGGCGCGTAATCAAGGAAGATATCTATTCTATCGTGGACACCTGCTTTATGCCAAGCGGAATTGAATGCGATCAGTACTCCGTTGTAGGAGAGATATGTGAAGTCGATTTGAAGAAAAACAGAATAACCGGCGAGGAAATCTATGATATGAAGCTGGAATGCAATGATTTGTTTTTTAGGGTTGCGATTAACAAACTAGATTTGCTTGGAGAACCGTGTCCGGGACGCAGATTTAAAGGCCGTATCTGGATGCAGGGAATCGCAAATTTCAAAGACTGA
- a CDS encoding DUF4446 family protein, with translation MENSILNNLGFDPGFLIIGLIILTLISLIATLICFSQYKKLYRRYDMFMRGKDAETLEDTVLDLMDEAAFLRSEDRANKDLIESMEEQVKAGYQKTGMVKYNAFKGMGGNLSFVIALLDDNNTGFVLNSVHSREGCYLYLKDVVEGKTEVLLGSEEKEALEQALGYH, from the coding sequence ATGGAAAACAGTATTTTAAATAACCTGGGGTTTGATCCCGGATTTTTAATCATCGGTTTGATCATACTCACTTTGATATCGCTTATCGCCACGCTAATCTGCTTTTCACAGTATAAGAAACTGTATCGCAGATATGATATGTTTATGAGGGGAAAAGATGCGGAGACCCTTGAAGATACCGTACTGGATCTGATGGATGAAGCCGCATTCCTCCGTTCCGAAGACAGGGCCAATAAGGACTTGATCGAATCTATGGAGGAGCAGGTAAAAGCCGGATATCAGAAGACCGGAATGGTAAAGTACAATGCGTTTAAAGGAATGGGCGGTAACCTGAGCTTTGTAATTGCCCTCCTGGACGACAATAACACCGGTTTTGTCCTTAACTCCGTTCACAGCAGAGAGGGGTGCTATCTCTATCTGAAGGACGTGGTGGAAGGAAAGACGGAAGTTCTTCTCGGCAGTGAGGAGAAGGAAGCGCTTGAACAGGCTCTCGGATATCACTAG
- a CDS encoding ParB/RepB/Spo0J family partition protein encodes MSKRTGLGKGLGAFFGDDYDISQTKPKAPEAAKEEISPEGQEEHAEHADKKANLKELDMVLPVAKKPQKRSVTAAKKTAKPAPRVKIVEVEKEKFLNITQIEPNGSQPRKMFDEEQLNELADSIKAYGVLQPLLVQKQAQGDNYEIIAGERRWRAAKLAGLKQVPVIIREYTRQQTMEIALIENVQREDLNPIEEAKAYQMLIQEFGLKQEEVAERVAKNRATVTNSMRLLKLDERVQEMLIQNRITGGHARALLALEDGEQQYQIAVKIVNNKLSVREVERLVKLLTKPAKKKEEKPEERDFNIFYQDLEERLKSVMGTKVIINKKDKNKGRIEIEYYSSAELERIAELLQSING; translated from the coding sequence ATGTCGAAAAGGACAGGACTTGGAAAAGGATTAGGAGCATTTTTTGGTGATGATTATGATATTTCCCAGACAAAGCCCAAAGCTCCGGAGGCTGCCAAAGAGGAGATTAGTCCGGAAGGGCAGGAGGAACATGCGGAACACGCTGATAAAAAGGCTAACCTGAAGGAACTTGATATGGTACTTCCCGTCGCTAAAAAGCCGCAGAAAAGAAGTGTTACTGCCGCGAAGAAAACGGCAAAGCCGGCTCCCAGGGTAAAAATTGTGGAGGTGGAGAAGGAAAAATTCCTGAACATTACCCAGATTGAACCAAACGGAAGTCAGCCGCGTAAGATGTTTGACGAAGAGCAGCTGAATGAACTGGCCGATTCCATAAAAGCATATGGTGTCCTTCAGCCACTGCTTGTGCAGAAACAGGCGCAGGGTGACAATTATGAAATCATAGCCGGTGAGAGACGTTGGAGGGCTGCAAAGCTGGCCGGTCTTAAGCAGGTTCCGGTCATTATAAGAGAATATACCAGACAGCAGACAATGGAGATTGCATTGATTGAAAACGTCCAGCGAGAAGATTTGAATCCGATCGAGGAGGCGAAGGCGTATCAGATGCTTATCCAGGAATTCGGGCTGAAGCAGGAAGAGGTAGCTGAAAGGGTAGCTAAAAACAGGGCTACGGTTACAAACAGCATGCGTCTTTTGAAGCTGGATGAGAGAGTACAGGAGATGCTCATTCAGAACCGCATAACGGGAGGTCATGCCAGAGCGCTTCTTGCACTGGAAGACGGCGAACAGCAATATCAAATTGCAGTTAAGATTGTCAATAACAAACTGAGCGTGCGGGAGGTCGAACGGCTGGTCAAGTTATTAACAAAACCGGCTAAGAAGAAAGAAGAAAAACCGGAAGAAAGAGACTTTAATATTTTTTACCAGGATCTCGAAGAACGATTGAAATCGGTAATGGGTACAAAAGTAATTATTAATAAGAAGGACAAAAACAAGGGACGCATTGAAATAGAGTACTATTCATCTGCGGAATTGGAAAGAATAGCAGAGCTTCTCCAATCTATAAATGGTTAA
- a CDS encoding AAA family ATPase → MGRTIAIANQKGGVGKTTTAINLSSCLAEAGQRVLTIDFDPQGNATSGLGLEKGQIEDTVYEMMLGDCTFEDCLQQDVQEDLDVLPSDSNLSGAEIELLDIENKEFVLKSHLDRVKDDYDFIIIDCPPSLSLLTLNALVAADTVLVPIQCEYYALEGLSQVLRTINIVKRKMNSSLEMEGVVFTMYDARTNLSLEVVENVKSNLNEKIYKTIIPRNVRLAEAPSHGMPINIYDSKSTGAESYRLLAAEVISRGEEL, encoded by the coding sequence ATGGGACGTACAATTGCGATTGCAAACCAGAAAGGCGGCGTCGGTAAGACAACGACAGCGATTAATCTCTCTTCCTGCCTGGCCGAAGCAGGACAGCGGGTCCTGACGATCGATTTTGATCCGCAGGGTAATGCTACCAGCGGGCTTGGGTTGGAGAAAGGCCAGATTGAGGATACGGTATATGAAATGATGCTGGGAGACTGTACTTTTGAGGATTGTCTTCAGCAGGATGTTCAGGAAGATCTGGATGTACTCCCTTCGGATTCCAATTTATCCGGCGCTGAGATTGAACTTCTGGATATAGAAAATAAAGAGTTTGTTCTGAAAAGCCACCTTGACAGGGTAAAGGACGATTATGATTTCATTATCATTGATTGTCCGCCGTCTTTGAGTCTTCTGACACTGAATGCTTTGGTTGCCGCTGATACGGTGCTTGTTCCCATTCAGTGTGAATACTATGCACTGGAAGGTCTGAGCCAGGTGCTCCGCACGATCAATATCGTTAAGAGAAAAATGAATTCATCATTGGAGATGGAAGGCGTCGTATTTACCATGTATGATGCCAGGACGAATCTTTCTCTGGAAGTGGTCGAGAATGTAAAGAGTAATCTGAATGAGAAAATTTACAAAACAATCATTCCAAGAAATGTGCGTCTGGCAGAGGCTCCAAGCCATGGAATGCCGATCAATATCTACGACAGCAAATCTACCGGCGCGGAGAGTTACCGGCTTCTGGCCGCAGAGGTAATAAGCAGAGGAGAAGAACTGTAA
- a CDS encoding alpha/beta fold hydrolase gives MNTKNKVMTLLALSAGGAAATALINKYIKISAVSKNLMSEPHPLCYKWRLGNIHYTKTGNGKPLVLVHDLNFSSSGYEWNLLIDKLKQNYTVYTIDLLGCGRSEKPNLTYTNYLYVQLICDFIKSEIGHRTNIIATGESAALAIMACNNSPELFDQLMLINPDSLINCSQIPGKNAKFYKLILDLPIIGTLLYHIASSRNLIEEAFEEKYFYNPYSAKPIYIDHYFESAHLGECPKAIFSSMECKFTKCNIINALKKIDNSIFIVGGAEVPCIVDNIEEYKLYNSAIESSIISKTKYLPQLETPGKLLDVISMFFA, from the coding sequence ATGAATACAAAGAATAAAGTAATGACTTTGTTAGCGCTGTCGGCAGGAGGAGCTGCCGCCACTGCTCTTATTAACAAATACATTAAAATTTCCGCTGTCTCGAAGAACTTAATGAGTGAGCCTCATCCACTATGCTATAAATGGCGTCTCGGCAATATTCATTATACGAAGACCGGGAACGGAAAACCGCTTGTACTGGTACACGATCTCAATTTTTCGTCCAGCGGTTATGAGTGGAATCTTCTGATTGACAAGCTGAAACAGAACTATACCGTTTATACCATAGACTTACTCGGCTGCGGCCGTTCTGAAAAACCGAATCTTACCTATACAAATTATCTCTATGTGCAGCTTATCTGCGATTTTATCAAATCGGAAATTGGACATAGAACCAATATTATCGCTACCGGAGAATCTGCGGCTTTGGCTATTATGGCCTGTAATAACTCTCCTGAGCTTTTTGATCAGCTTATGTTAATCAATCCGGACAGCCTTATAAACTGCAGCCAGATTCCGGGAAAGAATGCAAAGTTCTATAAGTTAATTCTGGATTTGCCAATCATTGGAACACTGCTCTATCATATTGCCAGCAGCCGTAATCTGATTGAAGAAGCATTTGAAGAGAAGTATTTTTATAATCCATACTCGGCAAAGCCAATCTATATAGACCACTACTTTGAATCAGCTCACCTGGGCGAATGTCCTAAAGCCATATTTTCCAGCATGGAATGTAAGTTTACTAAATGTAATATCATCAATGCACTGAAGAAAATTGATAACAGCATCTTCATTGTGGGAGGCGCAGAGGTTCCCTGCATCGTCGATAATATAGAAGAATATAAACTTTATAACTCTGCAATCGAATCATCTATTATCAGTAAAACAAAATATCTTCCACAATTAGAGACCCCTGGAAAATTGCTGGATGTTATTTCCATGTTTTTTGCTTAA
- a CDS encoding N-acetyltransferase, with product MLEEKINGVIRAVTESDFSEIYGFVKTAFKTAEVSDGTEQDFVLELRKGAYLPELELVMVDKTGIIGHIMFTEQKVDVMDRSGVPFVFTGLLIAPLSVKLEYRNKGVGAALMKEGFKRAVERGYKAVF from the coding sequence ATGCTGGAGGAAAAGATTAACGGAGTAATTAGAGCTGTAACGGAAAGTGATTTCAGTGAAATATATGGTTTTGTAAAGACTGCATTTAAAACGGCAGAGGTCAGCGACGGTACAGAGCAGGATTTTGTGCTTGAACTGAGAAAGGGAGCATATCTTCCGGAACTGGAACTTGTCATGGTGGATAAGACAGGAATTATAGGCCATATCATGTTTACAGAGCAGAAAGTGGATGTTATGGATAGGAGTGGAGTACCATTTGTATTTACTGGTCTTCTGATCGCACCTTTATCTGTAAAGTTGGAATATAGAAATAAAGGTGTCGGCGCAGCATTAATGAAAGAGGGATTTAAACGGGCTGTGGAGAGAGGGTATAAAGCAGTTTTTTAG